A single region of the Solwaraspora sp. WMMD406 genome encodes:
- a CDS encoding LLM class flavin-dependent oxidoreductase, whose protein sequence is MKGRTLSAQDVVFGFGAHSSISDGPELLRMTEQADRDGLDLFSLSDHPYIGERLDAYATVGYILGRTQRLAGFANVTNLPTRPPAMLARAVTALSSLSGGRVVLGMGAGGLWDRIADMGVPRLTPGAAVDAFEEAIVLVKKLCGGGAPVTFQGRYYQVNNLAPAPVPAPPIWTGSVGAKSLAATGRVADGWIPGHAADWLSPRYRESRPVIDAAAAAAGRDTRAVRTVFNFPGHITARPLAATREPGTGRWVGGSVEQWIEELTGAVVEHGAGGFMLFSPAGGTTDLVSLGRWANEIVPAVREAVTKETHRI, encoded by the coding sequence ATGAAGGGCAGAACATTGTCTGCACAGGACGTCGTCTTCGGATTCGGCGCGCACAGCAGCATCAGCGACGGTCCGGAGCTGCTGCGCATGACCGAGCAGGCCGACCGTGACGGGCTCGACCTGTTCTCGCTGTCGGACCACCCCTACATCGGCGAGCGGCTGGATGCCTACGCCACTGTGGGGTACATCCTGGGGCGTACGCAGCGGCTGGCGGGCTTCGCCAACGTGACGAACCTGCCCACCCGGCCGCCGGCCATGCTGGCCCGCGCGGTGACGGCACTGTCGTCGCTGTCGGGCGGCCGTGTCGTGCTCGGCATGGGCGCGGGCGGCCTATGGGACCGCATCGCCGACATGGGGGTGCCCCGCCTGACGCCCGGGGCGGCAGTGGATGCATTCGAAGAGGCGATCGTACTGGTGAAAAAGCTTTGCGGCGGTGGCGCTCCGGTCACCTTCCAGGGCCGGTACTACCAGGTCAACAACTTGGCGCCGGCACCCGTACCCGCGCCGCCGATATGGACCGGTTCGGTCGGTGCCAAGTCGCTGGCCGCCACGGGCCGGGTTGCCGACGGCTGGATCCCCGGACATGCGGCGGACTGGCTGAGCCCGCGCTATCGCGAGTCGCGGCCCGTCATCGACGCGGCAGCCGCAGCGGCGGGCCGCGACACGCGGGCCGTCCGCACGGTGTTCAACTTCCCCGGCCACATCACCGCCCGGCCACTGGCTGCCACCCGCGAGCCGGGCACCGGCCGCTGGGTCGGCGGCTCGGTCGAGCAGTGGATCGAGGAGCTGACCGGCGCGGTCGTGGAGCACGGGGCCGGCGGTTTCATGCTCTTCTCACCTGCTGGCGGCACGACGGACCTCGTCTCCCTGGGCCGCTGGGCCAACGAGATCGTTCCGGCCGTCCGCGAGGCGGTCACCAAGGAAACGCACCGCATCTGA
- a CDS encoding SDR family oxidoreductase, whose translation MGRLQNRTALVTGASRGIGRGIAQRLAADGAVVAVNYATNEAAAKETVAIIEEAGGRAFAVPSQLGRPGAVTELLTRVEAGLVELTGEKRLDILVNNAAATGFAGAGPDAVTEEIIDNCYNVNAKAPFFLIQQALRLIPDGGRIINVSSGVTHSTFPRQIAYAMSKAALEQITLHMAPVLAPRRITINTVAPGVTNNGDPVFSDPEAVKHMSALSVFNRVGEVDDVADIVAFVASDDARWMTGAFVDATGGTLLS comes from the coding sequence ATGGGCAGGCTGCAGAACAGAACAGCGCTGGTCACCGGCGCCAGCCGGGGCATCGGACGCGGCATCGCGCAGCGGCTGGCCGCAGACGGGGCCGTGGTCGCCGTGAACTACGCGACGAACGAGGCCGCGGCCAAGGAGACCGTAGCGATTATCGAGGAGGCTGGTGGCCGGGCCTTCGCCGTGCCGTCACAGCTGGGCAGGCCCGGTGCGGTAACGGAGCTGCTGACCAGGGTCGAGGCGGGCCTCGTCGAGCTCACCGGTGAGAAGAGGCTCGACATTCTGGTGAACAACGCGGCGGCCACCGGCTTTGCCGGCGCGGGCCCCGACGCGGTCACCGAGGAGATCATCGACAACTGTTACAACGTCAACGCGAAGGCACCGTTCTTCCTGATCCAGCAGGCGTTGCGGCTCATCCCGGACGGTGGACGCATCATCAACGTCTCCTCCGGCGTGACGCACTCGACCTTTCCTAGACAGATCGCGTACGCGATGAGCAAGGCCGCCCTTGAGCAGATCACCCTGCACATGGCCCCGGTCCTGGCGCCGCGCCGGATCACCATCAACACGGTCGCCCCCGGTGTGACGAACAACGGTGACCCGGTCTTCAGCGATCCCGAGGCCGTCAAGCACATGTCGGCCCTGTCGGTCTTCAACCGTGTGGGTGAGGTCGACGACGTGGCCGACATCGTCGCCTTCGTCGCGTCCGACGACGCGCGCTGGATGACCGGCGCCTTCGTTGACGCGACGGGCGGCACGCTGCTGAGCTGA
- a CDS encoding antibiotic biosynthesis monooxygenase, translating to MSETILSAVGFAHARPEKAAELGALLVSFAERSRGEQGCLQSRIHQDLTDPNQFVFYEMWASQEDLTRHLDQPYMTEFLASRMDYLVKDLVVRQLGLVSSGPVVAEPTDPVEMNQRYLDAYNARDIEAVMAVYAPGAAAVWQPGKAVSGPEHRAAVADFLKLDPKLSAEVRESYVAGDTAALVVDWSIEVPGAPEMTGTGRGLDVLRRDARGEWRYVITNPFGSR from the coding sequence ATGTCCGAGACCATCCTGTCGGCGGTGGGCTTCGCGCACGCTCGGCCGGAGAAGGCCGCCGAGCTGGGTGCCCTCCTCGTCTCGTTCGCCGAGCGTTCGCGTGGCGAGCAGGGCTGCCTGCAGAGCAGGATCCACCAGGACCTGACCGACCCCAACCAGTTCGTCTTCTACGAGATGTGGGCTTCCCAGGAGGACCTCACTCGTCATCTCGACCAGCCGTACATGACGGAGTTCCTAGCCAGCCGCATGGATTACCTGGTGAAGGATCTCGTCGTGCGACAGCTCGGTCTGGTCAGCTCCGGGCCCGTCGTCGCGGAGCCCACCGACCCGGTGGAGATGAACCAGCGCTACCTGGACGCGTACAACGCCCGCGACATCGAGGCCGTCATGGCCGTGTACGCGCCCGGCGCCGCTGCCGTCTGGCAACCAGGCAAGGCGGTCAGCGGCCCGGAGCACCGGGCTGCAGTCGCCGATTTCCTGAAGCTCGACCCGAAACTCTCGGCCGAGGTGCGCGAGAGCTACGTCGCCGGAGACACAGCGGCACTGGTCGTCGACTGGAGCATCGAGGTCCCGGGAGCGCCGGAGATGACGGGCACCGGCCGAGGCCTCGACGTTCTGCGCCGCGACGCCCGGGGCGAGTGGCGTTACGTGATCACCAACCCGTTCGGGAGTCGGTAA
- a CDS encoding SDR family oxidoreductase, protein MKIKDSVAVVTGGASGMGKALAEKLRDAGARGIVVADLDVEGAARVASSLGAIGLAVHADVAEESSVRELVARARERFGSIDLFVSNAGLTVTGGFEAPDEDWRRAIDVNLMAHVYAARAVVPAMLEAGHGHLLQNIAAAGVLTAFGAGPYTVAKHGAVAFAEYLAVQYGGRGLGVSCLLPQAVNTPMLAASVADHEELAVLRSFSNVLEPEEVAEIALAGVEANQLHIYPHPEAADSFRLRAQDPDKWVTEMRAMLSRRGD, encoded by the coding sequence ATGAAGATCAAGGACAGCGTCGCGGTCGTCACCGGTGGTGCCAGCGGCATGGGAAAGGCCTTGGCCGAGAAGCTGCGGGACGCCGGGGCACGGGGGATCGTCGTGGCCGATCTCGACGTCGAGGGCGCCGCGCGAGTCGCTTCCTCGCTCGGCGCCATCGGCCTGGCTGTCCACGCGGACGTCGCCGAAGAGTCGTCGGTCCGTGAGCTCGTGGCACGCGCGCGGGAGCGGTTCGGATCAATTGATCTGTTCGTGTCGAACGCGGGCCTCACCGTTACCGGGGGCTTCGAGGCACCTGATGAGGATTGGCGGCGGGCCATCGACGTGAACCTGATGGCACACGTGTACGCCGCGCGGGCGGTCGTGCCGGCGATGCTGGAGGCGGGCCACGGCCACCTCCTACAGAACATCGCCGCCGCCGGCGTACTGACCGCGTTCGGGGCCGGGCCCTACACGGTGGCCAAGCATGGCGCCGTGGCGTTCGCCGAGTACCTCGCCGTGCAGTACGGCGGCCGTGGCTTGGGCGTCTCATGTCTGCTCCCACAAGCCGTGAACACCCCGATGTTGGCGGCCAGCGTTGCCGATCACGAGGAGCTGGCGGTCCTGCGGTCGTTCTCCAACGTGCTGGAGCCCGAGGAGGTCGCCGAGATCGCTCTCGCCGGCGTCGAGGCCAACCAACTGCACATCTACCCGCATCCGGAGGCTGCCGACTCGTTCCGTCTCCGAGCTCAGGATCCCGACAAATGGGTGACCGAGATGCGGGCCATGCTGTCGCGCCGAGGCGACTGA
- a CDS encoding NAD(P)H-dependent oxidoreductase, whose amino-acid sequence MSEELRLTVIIGSAREGRSGPAVARWFVDEARAFGLFDVDVLDLADVELPLSMTQHPAPQDAQVLADVAGRLTSADAFVVITPEYNHSFTAPLKNLIDWHRTQWQAKPVAFVSYGGLSGGLRAVEQLRQVFAELHAATIRDTVSFHAVWEQFGPDGNLRTSDAATPAKVMLEKLIWWAAALKDARALRPYSA is encoded by the coding sequence ATGTCCGAGGAACTGCGGCTGACCGTGATAATCGGCTCGGCGCGCGAGGGTCGGTCAGGACCGGCCGTCGCGCGTTGGTTCGTCGACGAGGCCAGAGCCTTCGGCTTGTTCGATGTCGACGTGCTCGACCTAGCCGATGTCGAGCTTCCCCTGTCAATGACTCAGCACCCGGCCCCGCAGGACGCTCAGGTGCTGGCCGATGTAGCGGGGCGGCTGACATCGGCCGACGCGTTCGTTGTGATCACACCGGAGTACAACCACAGCTTCACCGCTCCGCTGAAGAATCTGATCGACTGGCACCGTACGCAGTGGCAGGCCAAGCCGGTGGCCTTTGTGTCCTACGGTGGGCTGTCCGGTGGCCTCCGGGCGGTGGAACAGCTGCGCCAGGTGTTCGCGGAGCTGCACGCTGCCACGATCCGTGACACCGTTAGTTTCCACGCGGTATGGGAGCAGTTCGGCCCGGACGGCAACTTACGCACCTCCGACGCCGCTACTCCCGCCAAGGTGATGCTGGAGAAGCTCATCTGGTGGGCCGCCGCGCTCAAGGACGCTCGTGCCTTGCGTCCCTACTCGGCCTGA
- a CDS encoding antibiotic biosynthesis monooxygenase family protein, whose translation MSAIRIDDGYLTLFNMFYTNSGEDQDKLFDQWRGLPPANVQKGLIAGNFHRGLDGRSVVNYAQWESLADYEAFLAEAGTRSRLGQALAFSHMESIPTEVVHTWDPAPELTIDKPWFTVVIIVRAAPEHQATVLAEMTNDPPELGDTPGYVSHAVHRGLAGEHVIKYAQWADEESFRSFLSRPQQEQHSSPAVETTVELHFTRLEYIRERS comes from the coding sequence ATGAGTGCCATCAGGATAGACGACGGCTACCTGACGCTGTTCAACATGTTCTACACCAACAGCGGCGAGGACCAGGACAAATTGTTCGACCAGTGGCGCGGCCTGCCGCCCGCGAACGTGCAAAAGGGCCTCATCGCCGGCAACTTCCACCGTGGCCTCGACGGTCGATCCGTGGTCAACTACGCGCAGTGGGAAAGTCTCGCTGACTACGAGGCATTCCTGGCCGAGGCGGGCACCCGCAGCCGGCTCGGCCAAGCGCTCGCCTTCTCCCACATGGAGAGCATTCCGACCGAGGTGGTCCACACCTGGGACCCCGCTCCGGAACTGACGATCGACAAGCCGTGGTTCACCGTCGTGATCATCGTCAGGGCGGCACCGGAACACCAGGCGACGGTGCTCGCCGAAATGACCAACGATCCGCCGGAACTGGGGGACACACCGGGGTACGTCTCGCACGCCGTGCATCGCGGGCTCGCTGGCGAGCACGTCATCAAATATGCCCAGTGGGCCGACGAGGAGAGCTTCCGTTCGTTCTTGAGTCGTCCTCAGCAGGAGCAGCACTCCTCGCCTGCCGTCGAAACCACCGTGGAGCTGCACTTCACCCGACTGGAGTACATCCGGGAGCGCTCATGA
- a CDS encoding acyl-CoA dehydrogenase family protein — MTVVGNWPDPDALTAAAERAGAEAASADATGCIGADVVEALTAAGFPTCFVPRRWGGAELSLDAVTRAVALVGEQNASAAWIASLLAYNGRFGAYLPIDGQKEIWAEGPETRLVSSMVAAGVTAEQVHGGWSLRGRWLYVSGVEFADWALVSSAPPREGDRSILVFAVHRDAFTHERSWSSIGMHGTGSHTLVVDEVFVPEYRTFVWDDMRQGVVPLPATHAQAAPLFSVNGLTFAAPILGAARYALRLAHQHLSAAVSGARAASRQSSRVAFTRAAGEIDAAELLLARVAATADAGPARDGLAERSHRDATLAVELLVEAVDRLFRVTGTRGQAASHGMQRVWRDVHAAASHAALQFEPAALAYTRALLNE, encoded by the coding sequence ATGACCGTGGTGGGGAACTGGCCGGACCCCGACGCGCTCACAGCTGCGGCGGAGCGGGCGGGCGCCGAGGCGGCGAGCGCGGACGCCACCGGCTGCATCGGCGCGGACGTGGTCGAGGCCCTGACGGCAGCGGGCTTCCCGACGTGCTTCGTGCCACGTCGTTGGGGTGGCGCCGAGCTGTCCCTCGATGCGGTGACGCGAGCGGTGGCGCTGGTAGGCGAGCAGAACGCATCGGCTGCCTGGATCGCATCGCTACTGGCCTATAACGGACGATTCGGTGCCTACCTGCCAATCGACGGCCAAAAGGAGATCTGGGCCGAAGGTCCTGAGACCCGGCTGGTCAGCTCCATGGTGGCGGCGGGCGTCACGGCGGAGCAGGTGCACGGCGGCTGGTCGTTGCGCGGAAGGTGGCTCTACGTCAGCGGGGTCGAGTTCGCCGACTGGGCTCTGGTCAGTTCAGCACCGCCGCGCGAGGGAGACCGATCGATCCTCGTGTTCGCCGTGCACCGCGACGCGTTCACCCACGAGCGGTCGTGGTCGTCCATAGGCATGCATGGCACCGGCAGCCATACCCTTGTCGTGGACGAGGTTTTCGTGCCGGAGTACCGTACGTTCGTCTGGGACGACATGCGTCAGGGCGTCGTCCCCCTGCCCGCCACCCACGCCCAGGCCGCTCCGCTGTTCTCGGTGAACGGGCTGACGTTCGCCGCGCCGATTCTCGGCGCGGCGCGCTACGCACTGCGCCTGGCCCATCAGCACCTCTCTGCGGCGGTGAGCGGGGCACGCGCGGCGTCGCGGCAGTCCAGCCGCGTCGCCTTCACCCGGGCAGCCGGCGAAATCGATGCGGCGGAGCTGCTGCTCGCACGGGTCGCGGCGACCGCCGACGCCGGACCTGCACGTGACGGCTTGGCCGAACGTAGCCACCGAGACGCCACACTGGCGGTGGAACTGCTCGTCGAGGCGGTGGACCGGCTGTTCCGGGTCACGGGAACCCGTGGACAGGCAGCCTCGCACGGGATGCAGCGCGTCTGGCGTGACGTTCACGCGGCGGCGTCGCATGCCGCGCTCCAGTTCGAGCCAGCGGCCCTCGCCTACACGCGGGCGCTCCTGAACGAGTGA
- a CDS encoding MarR family transcriptional regulator, translating into MVKQEGQIGLVTALVRTTFLVNAVYADSAREYGLTPQQGQLLCVLMVQPYGMGELSAVLGLAKSSLTGLVDRTERNGLVRRKQDPQDTRGVRVALTAEGRRLAEEFYTETCRRIDKLPLGLSTKERDELSALLSRVVTDNEVPVVFVETEEGAIRKA; encoded by the coding sequence GTGGTCAAACAGGAAGGTCAGATCGGGCTCGTGACCGCCTTGGTACGAACCACGTTCCTCGTTAACGCCGTCTATGCCGATTCGGCCCGGGAGTATGGGCTGACGCCGCAGCAGGGGCAGCTACTCTGCGTGCTCATGGTGCAGCCTTATGGCATGGGTGAGTTGAGCGCGGTGCTGGGGCTGGCCAAGTCGAGCCTGACTGGCCTGGTGGACCGCACCGAGCGCAACGGACTCGTCCGGCGCAAACAGGACCCACAGGACACGCGCGGCGTACGGGTCGCGCTCACGGCCGAGGGCAGGCGCCTCGCGGAGGAGTTCTACACCGAGACCTGCCGGCGCATCGACAAGCTACCGCTCGGATTGAGCACAAAGGAACGCGACGAGCTGAGTGCCTTGTTGAGTCGCGTCGTCACCGACAACGAGGTTCCGGTCGTCTTCGTGGAAACGGAGGAGGGCGCGATCCGCAAAGCCTAG
- a CDS encoding FAD-dependent oxidoreductase: MSRAVVVIGGGYGGSAVAKALDADADVVLVDPRDAFVNAAGSLRALTQPEWAPNMFFSFDTLLKRGRVIRDRAASVDPQGVTLASGERIDADYIVLATGSSYAYPAKPNDSSTLTVEALNDLRESHKELLNADRVLILGAGPVGLELGGEIKEVWPNKQVTIVDPAEQLLPGFLPEVREDLHRQLDGLGIEVRLGTGLTAQPSTPPGRAGTCTVTTTAGDEIVADIWFRAFGVRVNSECLADGKLVGRDGQGAVPVTEHLNVEGYAHVYALGDVTNLAEAKMAGYAMQHAEVVAKNIIAQLNGEQPSATYTPAPDPMILLPLGPRGGVGQLPMPETTPVGSDIVSQYKGADLFTGRFAEQFRAD, encoded by the coding sequence ATGAGTCGTGCCGTCGTGGTAATCGGCGGAGGTTATGGGGGCTCGGCGGTCGCCAAGGCGCTGGACGCCGACGCGGATGTCGTTCTCGTCGACCCCCGGGACGCGTTCGTCAACGCTGCGGGGTCGCTGCGGGCGCTGACCCAGCCCGAATGGGCCCCCAACATGTTCTTCTCCTTCGACACGCTGCTCAAGCGAGGCCGAGTAATCCGCGACCGAGCGGCCTCGGTCGACCCGCAGGGCGTTACGCTCGCTTCGGGTGAGCGGATCGATGCGGACTACATCGTGTTGGCCACGGGTTCGAGCTACGCCTATCCGGCTAAGCCCAACGACAGCTCGACGCTTACCGTCGAGGCGCTCAACGATCTGCGCGAGTCCCACAAGGAACTGCTCAACGCCGATCGAGTGCTGATTCTCGGTGCCGGTCCGGTTGGCCTGGAGCTGGGCGGCGAAATCAAGGAGGTTTGGCCAAACAAGCAGGTGACGATCGTCGATCCGGCCGAACAACTTCTGCCGGGTTTCCTGCCTGAGGTCCGCGAGGACCTGCACCGCCAGCTCGACGGGCTCGGCATCGAGGTTCGGCTGGGCACCGGCCTTACCGCGCAGCCGTCGACTCCGCCCGGCCGCGCCGGCACCTGCACCGTCACCACGACCGCCGGCGACGAGATCGTCGCCGACATCTGGTTCCGCGCCTTCGGCGTGCGGGTGAACAGCGAATGCCTCGCTGACGGCAAACTCGTAGGCCGTGATGGACAGGGCGCGGTTCCCGTGACCGAGCACCTCAACGTCGAGGGTTACGCGCACGTCTACGCGCTCGGTGACGTAACGAACCTGGCGGAGGCCAAGATGGCCGGCTACGCGATGCAGCACGCCGAGGTCGTGGCGAAGAACATCATCGCCCAGCTTAACGGCGAGCAGCCGTCGGCGACGTACACGCCCGCGCCGGATCCGATGATTTTGCTCCCGCTCGGCCCTCGTGGCGGCGTCGGACAGCTGCCGATGCCCGAGACCACCCCGGTTGGCTCGGACATCGTCTCGCAGTACAAGGGCGCAGACCTCTTCACCGGCAGGTTCGCGGAACAGTTCCGGGCCGATTGA
- a CDS encoding MarR family transcriptional regulator has translation MSHEPARASAIADLMRAGRETSRLSMMFRYAIAEQLGLTVSDLECLDYLADVGSATAGQVAERTNLTTGAVTSMLRRLQQAGYVHAERDPADRRRVIVTLRPERIADLERPYERFAQRTQLLVEGYSVEELGLLVRHYDRMQTMYLEELDRLHGGDST, from the coding sequence ATGTCCCACGAGCCGGCCCGTGCCTCCGCGATCGCCGACCTGATGCGCGCCGGGCGGGAAACATCGCGGCTGTCCATGATGTTCCGGTACGCCATCGCCGAGCAGCTGGGGCTCACCGTGAGCGACCTGGAATGCCTGGACTACCTGGCGGACGTCGGATCCGCCACCGCCGGGCAGGTCGCCGAGCGCACCAACCTCACCACCGGGGCGGTTACCAGCATGCTCCGCCGGCTGCAACAGGCCGGCTACGTGCACGCCGAACGCGACCCTGCGGACCGACGGCGGGTGATCGTCACCCTGCGGCCGGAGCGGATCGCCGACCTGGAGCGACCGTACGAGCGGTTCGCCCAACGGACGCAGCTGCTCGTCGAGGGCTACAGCGTCGAGGAACTCGGACTGCTGGTCCGGCACTACGACCGCATGCAGACGATGTACCTCGAAGAGTTGGACCGCCTGCACGGCGGCGACAGCACGTGA
- a CDS encoding FAD-dependent monooxygenase, producing the protein MARASSRTRCVPAESWPSPTGLAAPSSSPPCGSANAHPRRSPAWPREATPPPATTTSCGDCCCGRRRCPTTIRGHLLRLWELAARTSTDFHPLIQRLVDTAELDATVLNVFATGRRPRRWTVPRATMMGDAVHVMPPFGGHGGNTALRDAALLGRRLVQARASGTPVEQAITAYQEETVPYAFQAVDTAAGLMRRLTGSASAPHWVLTRVLPRLHRVTVLEA; encoded by the coding sequence GTGGCGCGAGCGTCATCCCGGACACGCTGCGTACCAGCGGAGTCCTGGCCATCGCCGACCGGCCTGGCCGCGCCTTCTTCTTCACCTCCATGCGGTTCGGCGAACGCCCACCCGAGGCGTTCGCCCGCCTGGCCCCGGGAAGCTACGCCCCCACCGGCGACGACTACGTCATGTGGGGACTGCTGCTGCGGCAGGAGGAGGTGCCCCACCACCATCCGTGGGCACCTGCTGAGGCTGTGGGAACTGGCCGCCCGGACGAGCACGGACTTCCATCCGCTCATCCAGCGGCTGGTCGACACAGCCGAACTGGACGCCACGGTGCTCAACGTCTTCGCCACCGGCCGGCGCCCGCGACGGTGGACGGTGCCCCGGGCGACGATGATGGGCGACGCCGTGCACGTCATGCCGCCGTTCGGCGGCCACGGCGGCAACACCGCGCTACGCGACGCCGCCCTGCTCGGCCGCAGACTCGTCCAGGCCCGCGCGAGCGGCACGCCGGTGGAGCAGGCGATCACCGCCTACCAGGAAGAGACGGTGCCCTACGCCTTCCAAGCCGTCGACACCGCCGCCGGGCTGATGCGTCGCCTCACCGGAAGCGCGTCCGCACCACACTGGGTGCTGACCCGCGTGCTACCTCGGCTGCACCGGGTCACCGTACTGGAGGCATGA